The Candidatus Methylacidiphilales bacterium genome includes a window with the following:
- a CDS encoding adenylate/guanylate cyclase domain-containing protein translates to MHRLLKRQITKILKKNPEELPPEYQRLFQDISEAYQNYDNEQRLLERVQSLNAEEINRHKERERELAIAHSKLALLESFTRFVPKEFLHFLSKKDIQDIALGDAVQSEMTILFTDIRSFTSLSEKMSVEDNFKFLNAYLSRMGPIITQHHGFIDKFIGDAIMALFPPGAAQNAVRAAISMRQALQKYNSSRLQKGYLPIDTGIGINTGLVMLGTLGSQERLSTTVIGDAVNLAARLESLTKSVGSNIIITEFLFNQLPNPDEFCLRRVGVVKVLGKEQPVNIYEVFDADPPESLEGKKNNRPLFEEALNYYLATDYTKARETFARCVEACPQDLVAAKYIDRCTKILGLLSAAAQEIALTQQK, encoded by the coding sequence ATGCATCGCCTGCTAAAAAGGCAGATCACCAAAATCCTCAAAAAAAATCCTGAAGAACTCCCCCCAGAATATCAGCGCCTCTTTCAAGACATTAGCGAAGCTTATCAAAACTACGATAATGAACAACGACTCCTCGAACGCGTCCAATCCCTCAACGCAGAAGAAATAAACCGCCACAAAGAACGCGAACGCGAGCTAGCCATTGCACACTCAAAACTCGCACTACTAGAATCCTTCACACGCTTCGTTCCGAAAGAATTCCTCCATTTCCTCTCCAAAAAAGATATCCAAGACATTGCCCTAGGCGATGCCGTGCAGAGTGAGATGACCATCCTCTTCACCGACATCCGAAGCTTTACCTCACTCTCCGAAAAAATGAGCGTCGAGGACAACTTCAAATTCCTCAACGCCTACCTCAGCCGCATGGGACCGATCATTACCCAACACCACGGATTCATCGACAAATTTATTGGCGACGCCATCATGGCACTCTTTCCCCCTGGAGCCGCACAAAACGCCGTTCGCGCCGCCATCTCCATGCGCCAAGCCCTTCAGAAATACAACTCAAGTCGTCTTCAAAAAGGATACCTTCCCATCGACACCGGCATCGGCATCAATACCGGCCTGGTCATGCTCGGCACACTCGGCTCCCAAGAACGCCTTAGCACCACCGTCATCGGTGATGCAGTTAACCTCGCCGCCCGTCTTGAATCGCTCACTAAATCCGTCGGCTCAAATATCATCATCACAGAATTTCTCTTCAACCAACTCCCCAACCCCGATGAATTCTGCCTTCGGCGAGTCGGTGTCGTCAAAGTCCTCGGCAAAGAGCAACCCGTGAACATCTACGAAGTCTTCGATGCCGATCCTCCCGAAAGTCTGGAAGGTAAGAAAAACAACCGCCCCCTCTTCGAAGAAGCACTCAACTACTACCTCGCCACCGACTACACCAAAGCAAGAGAAACTTTTGCTCGCTGCGTTGAAGCCTGCCCACAAGATCTCGTCGCCGCTAAATACATCGATCGCTGCACCAAAATCCTAGGCCTTCTCTCTGCCGCAGCACAAGAAATCGCACTCACCCAGCAAAAGTAA
- a CDS encoding FIST C-terminal domain-containing protein: MKIEIRKFSEGSWENVKGSLPQSTQAQLVIAFGDTALLKEPQHLEDLRTRYPQAQIIGCSTSGNIADTTVDEGTIVATAIYFEHTQTIATAQPIPTVEHSSQVGKTLVETLLQHPDLRHIFILAEGLHINGSLLVEGANAALAGRPISITGGLAGDGTRFSETLTIFNGTALPRQVVAIGFYGQRIKVNHGCVHGWETFGVNRKITKSIKNVVYEIDGEPALKLYKSYLGEEHAKNLPASGLRFPLMIHQEGSNEPLIRTLLAVDETTQSLTFAGDVPEGNVAVLMKTNIDGLIEAAGEAARQANLQTTQDALAIAISCVGRRLVLTKLVEEEICAVQDTLGDQFYLTGFYSYGELAPNMTQGMCNLHNQTMTLTTFSEE; this comes from the coding sequence ATGAAAATCGAAATCCGCAAATTCTCCGAAGGTTCATGGGAAAACGTAAAAGGTTCACTTCCTCAATCCACTCAAGCCCAACTCGTGATCGCATTCGGTGACACCGCTCTGCTAAAAGAACCACAGCATCTCGAAGACCTCCGCACCCGCTACCCTCAAGCTCAAATCATCGGATGCTCCACCTCTGGAAATATCGCCGATACCACAGTCGACGAAGGCACAATCGTCGCCACAGCCATTTATTTTGAACACACCCAAACAATCGCCACAGCTCAGCCTATCCCCACCGTCGAACATTCCTCCCAAGTAGGAAAAACTCTAGTCGAAACCCTCCTTCAACACCCCGACCTCCGCCACATCTTCATCCTCGCTGAAGGCCTTCACATCAACGGAAGCCTACTCGTAGAAGGAGCAAACGCCGCACTCGCCGGCCGCCCCATCTCCATCACAGGCGGCCTAGCCGGAGACGGCACACGCTTCTCCGAAACGCTCACCATTTTCAACGGCACCGCTCTCCCACGCCAAGTCGTAGCAATCGGCTTCTACGGCCAACGCATAAAAGTCAACCACGGATGCGTTCACGGCTGGGAAACTTTCGGCGTTAACCGAAAAATCACCAAGTCGATTAAAAATGTCGTCTATGAAATAGATGGCGAACCCGCCCTCAAGCTCTACAAAAGCTACCTCGGCGAAGAACATGCAAAAAACCTCCCTGCTAGCGGCCTTCGCTTTCCCCTCATGATTCATCAAGAAGGAAGCAACGAGCCGCTCATCCGCACCCTTCTTGCCGTAGACGAAACTACACAAAGCCTCACTTTCGCCGGCGATGTTCCTGAAGGCAACGTCGCCGTCCTGATGAAAACAAATATCGACGGCTTGATCGAAGCAGCCGGAGAAGCAGCTCGACAAGCCAATTTACAAACCACCCAAGACGCATTAGCCATAGCTATCAGTTGTGTCGGACGCAGACTCGTTCTCACCAAGCTCGTTGAGGAAGAAATCTGCGCCGTGCAAGACACCCTCGGAGATCAATTCTACCTCACCGGCTTTTATTCCTACGGTGAGCTAGCTCCCAACATGACTCAAGGCATGTGCAACCTCCACAACCAGACCATGACCCTTACCACTTTCAGCGAAGAGTAA